From a region of the Mercurialis annua linkage group LG1-X, ddMerAnnu1.2, whole genome shotgun sequence genome:
- the LOC126655954 gene encoding plastid-lipid-associated protein, chloroplastic: MESLSQLPCKTLSTPPPQQFPPSRSRPCSLPPFSIKTPTSINLRTISLRPVFSLRAVDADDEWGQDYEGGGGPAVALAAAEEEPKGEIYDLKKQLMDSFYGTDRGLKASSETRAEIVELITQLEAKNPTSAPTEALPLLNGKWILAYTSFSGLFPLLSRGTLPLVKVEEISQTIDSENFTVQNSVQFAGPLATTSISTNAKFDVRSPKRVQIKFEEGIIGTPQLTDSVVLPENVEFLGQKIDLTPFKGIMSSVQDTASSVARTISSQPPIKFPITNSKAQSWLLTTYLDDDLRISRGDAGSIFVLLKEGSPLLTNLTS, from the exons atggagaGCCTCTCTCAACTTCCATGCAAGACTCTGTCAACACCTCCTCCCCAACAATTCCCTCCTTCAAGATCAAGACCCTGCTCCCTCCCTCCTTTCTCCATCAAAACCCCTACTTCCATCAATCTCCGGACCATCAGCCTCAGACCTGTCTTCTCTCTTCGTGCTGTGGACGCCGATGACGAATGGGGCCAAGATTATGAAGGTGGCGGCGGTCCAGCAGTGGCCTTAGCTGCGGCCGAGGAGGAACCAAAAGGGGAAATATATGATCTCAAAAAACAGCTGATGGATTCCTTTTATGGCACGGATCGGGGATTGAAGGCCAGCAGTGAGACTCGAGCTGAGATTGTGGAGCTTATCACTCAGCTCGAAGCCAAGAACCCCACCTCTGCCCCTACTGAAGCCCTGCCTCTCCTCAACGGCAAGTGGATTCTCGC GTACACTTCCTTTTCTGGTTTATTCCCATTGCTGTCAAGGGGGACACTGCCACTGGTAAAAGTAGAGGAAATATCACAGACGATTGATTCAGAGAATTTCACTGTCCAAAACTCTGTTCAGTTCGCAGGGCCATTAGCTACTACTTCTATCAGCACCAATGCTAAATTTGATGTTCGAAGCCCCAAGAGAGTCCAG ATCAAGTTCGAAGAAGGCATCATTGGAACCCCTCAGCTGACAGATTCCGTTGTATTACCGGAAAATGTGGAATTCCTGGGACAAAAGATTGACCTCACGCCTTTTAAAGGCATAATGAGCTCTGTTCAGGACACCGCATCTTCGGTGGCGAGGACCATTTCCAGCCAGCCACCAATAAAATTTCCAATCACAAACAGCAAGGCTCAGTCATGGTTGCTGACTACATATCTGGATGACGATCTGAGAATCTCAAGGGGCGACGCAGGCAGCATATTTGTTCTCCTCAAGGAAGGCAGCCCACTGTTGACCAACTTAACAAGCTAG